GCAGCAGGTGGAACAGCTCCTCGGCGCTCTTCCGGCTCCCGCGGATGTCGGCCCAGTAGCGCTGCCGCTCCAGCGCGCCCGTCCCCTCCGTCGGGAGCCGCTCGGGCATGGTGTCCACCAGCCGCCCCAGCCCCTCGCCCAGCGTGAGCGGGGTGACGCCGAAGACCTCGGTGAGCGCGTTGGTGCCGCCCGAGGCGATCACGTTCCCCTCGGTGAGCATGGTGATCTGGTCGTCGGTGACGCGCACGTCCAGCCCCACGGCCTCGGCCACGCCCGTCCCCAGCTTCGCCAGCGCCTCGGGGATGGGAAGACGGATCGCGTTCTTCCCCGTCAGCTTCTCCAGCAGGTCGATGACCTCGCTGGTGGTGGTGATGTCGGGGCCGGCGATCTCCAGCACCGTCTCGCGCGGCTGCTCGCGCTCGATCGCGCGGGCCAGCGCGAGCCCCAGGTCCTCGTGCCACACCGGCTGGAACGGCTGGTCGCCGCGGCCGATGACGGGGACCACGGGCAGGGCGCGCACCATCTTCAGCAGCAGGGAGACGACCTCGTCGCCGGGGCCGTACACGTTGCCCGGGCGCACGACCAGCCACCCGGCCGGCGCCTCGTCGCGGACCACGTGCTCGGCCTCGAGCTTGGACCTGTGATAGTCGCTCTGCCCCCGCTCCGCGCCGAGGGAAGAGACGTAGACGAAGCGGCGGACGCCGGCGCGCTTCGCCTCGCGGGCGAGACGGCGGGTGCCCTCGACGTTCACGGTCTGGAAGGTGACGTCGGGCGGGCGCTCGGCCACGATGCCGGCCACGTGCAGCACCGCGTCGCACCCCTCCGCCGCGCCGGCGACCGCCGCCTCGGTGCCCACGTCGCCGGAGTGCGGCTCCACGCCGCGGGGCCACTGGCGCGCGTCGTCGTCGGCGTGGCGCGACAGGAGGCGCACGGTGTGGCCGGCCTCCAGCAGCCGGTCCACCGCCGCTTTCCCCACCAGGCCGGTTCCGCCCGTCACCAGGACTTTCATCGCGTGTGCACTCCTTGTCGAAGGTTGGGGCGCTTCGGCGTGCAGGACGGGTGCCACGGACGGAGTACGAAAGTACGGGAGTACGGAAGTACGATGAGGAAAGTGCGGAAGTGCGGAAGTGCGGAAGTGCGGAAGTGCGGGAGTGCGGGAGTGCGGGAGTGCGTGGATGAAGTGTGGAATGCGTTAATCGGCCTCGGTGCGAATCCGATAAATCCAGAATGCGAGTGAACTCGCGGCTACAACGGCACACACTCGGCCTGCGCCGAGTTCGCTCGTGCCTCACCGATCAGGCGGTTGCCACCACCGTGGCCGCCGATGCGATCCTTGCCGGCGCGCCGGCGTGGCCCCCCGCACCGAAGTCCGCGAAGGCGGACTGCGTGCCGTTGTAGCCGTGACTTTAGTCGCATTTTCGCGCCACGATCCCCATCAGGCCCATCATCCCGTTCATCCCCATAATCCCCTTCATCCCCATCATCTCCGCAACGCACAAAACCCAGCGGAGCCACCGGAGATTCTCTCCGATGACTCCGCTGACTCCGTGTGACCCTCTGCTGCTCCGCGGAGCGCCGCACTCACGCACTCACGCACTCACGCACTCACGCACTTCCGCACTTCCGCACTTCCGCACTTCCGCACTTCCGCACTTCTTCACGCACTCGCCGCCGCCGCCTCCGGCTCCTCGACGGGCGCCCCGGCGTTCTCGAGCGGCACGTCGAACAGGTAGTACATCTCCCCCACGCCCTCGTTCTTCAGCAGGACGTGCGAGACGTTGAAGACGGGGACGCCGCCCGGGGTCCTGCCGCGGAAGGTGCCGTGGTGCGCGTGGCCGTGGAACACCGCCGCCGCCTTGAAGCGGTCGATGGGCTCCACCAGCCGGTCGTTGCCCAGGAACGGGAAGATCTGCTCCGGCTCGCCGATTACCGTGTCGCAGATGGGCGCGTAGTGCAGCAGCACCACCCGCTGCGGCGTGGACAGGCGGCGCAGCGCGAACTCCAGCCGCGACACCTCCTCCAGCGTGGCCGCCACGATCTGCTTGGTCTCGTGCTCGCCGAACGAGGTCAGCGTCCACCGCCCGAACCCGCCGATGAACCCCTTCACCCCCGCGAACCCGATCCGCCGGTCCAGCTCGAAGGGCTCGCCGTCCAGGATGTGCACCCCGCGCTCGCGCAGGATGGCCAGCCCGGCTTCCGCCTCGCCGCTCTCGTGGTCGTGGTTCCCCAGCACCGCCAGGATGGGGATGCGCACCTCGGCCAGTTCGCCGGCCACCACGCGGAACTCGGCCGGGGTGCCGCGGCGCGTGAGGTCGCCGGCCAGCAGCAGCACGTCGGCCTCGTCGTTCGCGCGGGCGAAGGCCTCGCGGTAGCGCCCCGCGTCTTCCTCGCCGCAGTGGAAGTCGCCCACCGCGGCGATGCGCACGATCCCCGACCGCCGCCGGTCGTCGCGCCGCCGACCGCCGCGGCGGTCGCTTCCCGGCTCCGCCGGCTTCGCCCCGTCCGTCATCCGTCCTCGCCCTCCGCCTCCGGGTCCTCGCCGCCGGCGCCCGCGGGGCCCGGCACCGACTCGCCCTCGTCCTGCTGCTCGTGCGACGCCATCTCGTCCCACACCGTGCTGGCCTTCAGCGCCAGGATCTCGGGGTGGCTCTTCATCCGCGCCGTGTACTCGTCGCGCAGGTCGCGGAACCCCCACTCGTTCACATCGATGGCGAACGAGAAGCGCGAGATCAGCGTGCCGCGCGTGGTGTCGTGCTCGTGGTCGTTCCCGGCCTCGACCAGCGCGTCACGGCCGGCGCGCTCCAGCAGCTCGCGCAGCACCCACTTGGGCACCTGAGA
This genomic interval from Longimicrobium sp. contains the following:
- a CDS encoding DUF1990 family protein; the encoded protein is MKVLVTGGTGLVGKAAVDRLLEAGHTVRLLSRHADDDARQWPRGVEPHSGDVGTEAAVAGAAEGCDAVLHVAGIVAERPPDVTFQTVNVEGTRRLAREAKRAGVRRFVYVSSLGAERGQSDYHRSKLEAEHVVRDEAPAGWLVVRPGNVYGPGDEVVSLLLKMVRALPVVPVIGRGDQPFQPVWHEDLGLALARAIEREQPRETVLEIAGPDITTTSEVIDLLEKLTGKNAIRLPIPEALAKLGTGVAEAVGLDVRVTDDQITMLTEGNVIASGGTNALTEVFGVTPLTLGEGLGRLVDTMPERLPTEGTGALERQRYWADIRGSRKSAEELFHLLRGSFNELTPDALLQVGVEPGSHAEMKEGNTLTMALPLRGNIQVRVLDISDLAITCITLQGHPLSGAIRFVFEERPGGIIRFEVRSFTRPSDLVDLIGMRTFGKVAQKTTWRSLVGAIVERSGGQGVDGVQEEETRLHGQDAEDVENWVEELVLRKKREQAPTPGGAARDKAA
- a CDS encoding metallophosphoesterase family protein, yielding MTDGAKPAEPGSDRRGGRRRDDRRRSGIVRIAAVGDFHCGEEDAGRYREAFARANDEADVLLLAGDLTRRGTPAEFRVVAGELAEVRIPILAVLGNHDHESGEAEAGLAILRERGVHILDGEPFELDRRIGFAGVKGFIGGFGRWTLTSFGEHETKQIVAATLEEVSRLEFALRRLSTPQRVVLLHYAPICDTVIGEPEQIFPFLGNDRLVEPIDRFKAAAVFHGHAHHGTFRGRTPGGVPVFNVSHVLLKNEGVGEMYYLFDVPLENAGAPVEEPEAAAASA